One part of the Nitrosophilus kaiyonis genome encodes these proteins:
- the lpxA gene encoding acyl-ACP--UDP-N-acetylglucosamine O-acyltransferase produces MISEKAIIEEGAKIGKNVTIGPNVYISKDAIIGDNCVIMQGAVIDGKTIIGEGTKIFYNSVIGSIPQDMKFSGEDVELIIGKNNVIREFCLFNPGTKGGGGKTVIGDNNFFMGYVHVAHDCIIGNNCILANAATLAGHVELGDNVVIGGMSPVHQFVKIGDFAMIAGASAVNQDIPPYCLAEGNRAVLRGLNIVGLRRKLGREVVDILKKAYKELFQSGKPLQETALSLYENSNNDHIKNLAKFVLETKRGIPFR; encoded by the coding sequence ATGATTTCAGAAAAAGCAATAATTGAAGAAGGCGCAAAAATAGGTAAAAATGTAACCATAGGGCCAAATGTTTATATCTCAAAAGATGCAATAATAGGTGATAATTGCGTTATTATGCAAGGTGCAGTTATTGATGGAAAGACTATAATTGGTGAAGGTACTAAAATTTTTTATAATTCAGTAATTGGGTCTATTCCTCAAGATATGAAATTTAGTGGAGAAGATGTAGAATTAATTATTGGCAAAAATAATGTTATAAGGGAATTTTGTCTATTTAATCCCGGAACAAAAGGTGGTGGAGGAAAAACAGTTATTGGAGATAATAATTTTTTTATGGGATATGTTCATGTAGCTCATGACTGTATTATAGGGAATAACTGTATATTAGCAAATGCTGCCACATTAGCAGGTCATGTTGAACTTGGGGATAATGTGGTAATTGGTGGAATGAGTCCTGTTCATCAATTTGTCAAAATTGGTGATTTTGCTATGATAGCAGGTGCTAGTGCAGTTAATCAAGATATTCCTCCTTATTGTCTTGCTGAAGGCAATAGAGCTGTACTTAGGGGATTAAATATAGTTGGACTTAGAAGAAAACTAGGAAGAGAAGTTGTTGATATTCTTAAAAAAGCATATAAAGAACTTTTTCAAAGTGGAAAACCTTTGCAAGAGACAGCTTTAAGTTTATATGAAAATAGTAATAATGATCATATTAAAAATTTAGCAAAATTTGTTTTAGAAACTAAAAGGGGAATACCTTTTAGATGA
- the fabZ gene encoding 3-hydroxyacyl-ACP dehydratase FabZ: MIDVVEIQNILPHRYPFLLVDRVTDLKEGESVVAYKNVSISEPVFEGHFPGHPIYPGVMIIEGMAQAGGILAFKSSSKEAQEAAKDKVVYFMSIDKAKFRNPVKPGDRLEYRLNVIKHRGNIWVLEGKAYVDENLVAEAELKAMIVDR; encoded by the coding sequence ATGATAGATGTTGTAGAAATTCAAAACATATTACCACATAGATATCCTTTTTTACTTGTTGATAGAGTAACAGATTTGAAAGAGGGAGAGAGTGTAGTTGCTTATAAAAATGTAAGTATCAGTGAGCCAGTATTTGAAGGGCATTTTCCTGGTCATCCAATTTATCCGGGTGTTATGATAATAGAAGGAATGGCACAAGCTGGAGGAATTTTGGCTTTTAAAAGCTCATCGAAAGAGGCCCAAGAAGCTGCAAAAGATAAAGTTGTTTATTTTATGAGTATCGATAAAGCCAAATTTAGAAATCCTGTAAAACCTGGTGATAGATTAGAATATAGACTAAATGTCATTAAACATAGAGGAAATATCTGGGTGCTTGAAGGAAAAGCATATGTTGATGAAAATTTAGTTGCAGAAGCAGAATTAAAGGCTATGATTGTTGATAGATAG
- a CDS encoding epoxyqueuosine reductase QueH yields MLVHICCSVDSHFFLEKLKKDFPNEKLIGFFYDPNIHPYSEYKLRLLDVKRSCEKLGIELIEGEYDFENWLKAVEGLEKEPEKGKRCEICFDKRLKVAARKAKELGEKRYTTTLLVSPLKSQEQLKNSAKEIDKELDTKFIFVDYRSGGGSQEQSRVTKEQKLYRQDYCGCLFGLMNQREEQNIFMDEMINPINNQILPASIEERLKIYEERIKLEEKNIEYKIIRQKFLNYRLLRAFVKEDKNVIPSYFLYYSTSKRDYIRGKIDFELSNVYYLNREEVRFIELKFFNELSGLNFKSVKEMIFSDFDVKHEIEVRKHLSFEDYDTSAIIVVDKIPTKKIEIYLKYKLYNDVRENLVTLR; encoded by the coding sequence ATGTTAGTACATATATGCTGTAGTGTTGATAGTCACTTTTTTTTAGAAAAACTAAAAAAAGATTTTCCAAATGAAAAATTGATAGGTTTTTTTTATGATCCAAATATTCATCCATATAGTGAATACAAATTAAGACTTTTAGATGTAAAAAGAAGTTGCGAAAAATTGGGAATTGAACTTATTGAAGGGGAGTATGATTTTGAAAATTGGTTAAAAGCTGTAGAAGGTCTTGAAAAAGAGCCAGAAAAAGGGAAAAGATGTGAAATATGTTTTGATAAAAGATTAAAAGTTGCTGCGAGAAAAGCAAAAGAGTTAGGAGAAAAAAGATACACAACAACTCTTTTGGTAAGTCCTTTAAAATCTCAAGAGCAGTTAAAAAATAGTGCAAAAGAGATTGATAAAGAGCTGGATACTAAGTTTATATTTGTTGATTATAGAAGCGGTGGCGGTTCACAAGAGCAATCTCGTGTAACAAAAGAGCAAAAGTTATATCGTCAAGATTATTGTGGCTGTCTGTTTGGTTTGATGAATCAAAGAGAGGAACAAAATATTTTTATGGATGAGATGATAAATCCAATAAACAATCAAATATTACCAGCTTCCATAGAAGAGAGACTAAAAATTTATGAAGAGAGAATAAAATTAGAAGAGAAAAATATTGAATATAAAATAATAAGACAAAAATTTTTAAATTATAGATTATTGAGAGCATTTGTAAAAGAGGATAAAAATGTTATTCCATCCTATTTTCTTTATTATTCCACATCAAAAAGAGACTATATTAGAGGCAAAATAGATTTCGAACTTAGCAATGTATATTATTTAAATAGAGAAGAGGTAAGATTTATTGAGCTTAAATTTTTTAATGAGCTAAGTGGGCTTAATTTTAAAAGTGTTAAAGAGATGATATTTAGTGATTTTGATGTTAAACATGAGATAGAGGTAAGAAAACATTTGAGTTTTGAAGATTATGATACATCTGCAATAATTGTAGTTGATAAAATTCCAACAAAAAAAATTGAAATATATTTAAAATATAAACTATATAACGATGTTAGAGAAAATTTAGTAACATTAAGATAA
- a CDS encoding peptidylprolyl isomerase, translating into MFNRFKKELKIYDISDSELNRLNWAKIKIKDKGDVWIKLFPNEVPNTVANFAHLANEGFYNGLKFHRVIKGFMAQGGCPKGTGTGGPGWAIPCECDKNIHKHVRGAISMAHAGRDTGGSQFFICFVDCPHLDGIHTVFGEIPEDDASSFMTLDMIDQGDIIESIEIFEKRD; encoded by the coding sequence ATGTTTAATAGATTTAAAAAAGAACTAAAAATTTACGATATTTCAGATAGCGAATTAAATAGATTAAACTGGGCAAAAATTAAAATAAAAGATAAAGGTGATGTCTGGATAAAGCTTTTTCCAAATGAAGTTCCAAATACTGTAGCAAATTTTGCACATTTAGCAAATGAAGGATTTTATAACGGACTAAAATTTCATAGAGTTATAAAAGGTTTTATGGCTCAAGGTGGCTGTCCAAAGGGTACAGGAACAGGTGGACCTGGATGGGCAATACCTTGTGAATGTGATAAGAATATTCATAAACATGTAAGAGGTGCTATATCAATGGCACATGCAGGACGCGATACAGGAGGCAGCCAATTTTTTATATGTTTTGTTGATTGTCCTCATTTAGATGGGATTCATACAGTTTTTGGGGAAATTCCTGAAGATGATGCCTCATCATTTATGACTCTTGATATGATTGATCAAGGTGATATTATCGAATCGATAGAGATTTTTGAAAAAAGAGATTAA
- a CDS encoding NAD(+) synthase → MYGFTRVAAISPRVWVADIEKNSSEIIDLIFKAEEKNISIAVFPELSLTSYSAADLFFQDILIENVYQHLNSILKKTKDLNIVFILGAPAIYKNRLYNCAFVCQKGEILGVVPKSYLPTYKEFYEKRWFVSGKNIKSSFLDFFDKEIPFGVDLLFHYKDILFGVEICEDLWSVIPPSLHYAQAGANLIFNLSASNEYVGKYEYRRELVKTQSARIVGGYIYASSGVGESTTDLVYGGHLIIGENGTILNENSRFQRESQIITADIDIQKLNFIRISETSYKDSVIENFRVINLNQLNKIDTLNRYIDPHPFVPSNPNVIDKRCQEIFNIQSAGLAKRVEHIGNPKLILGISGGLDSTLALLVCIKTCELLNKDFKDIIAITMPGFGTTSRTYENAKKLCEYFSVDFREIDIKDAVLEHFKEIGHDPNIHDITYENAQARERTQILMDIANKEGGIVVGTGDLSEIALGFSTYNADHISMYNVNASVPKTLIRYVINWVASNMEKKVADILIDIINTPVSPELLPKKDEEITQKTENIIGPYELHDFFLYHMIKYGATPIKIEFLANIAFEDRYDEKTIRKWLKVFIKRFFVNQFKRSCMPDGPKVGSISLSPRGDWRMPSDAVVSEWIKDLEGNGEEC, encoded by the coding sequence ATGTATGGTTTTACAAGAGTTGCTGCAATTTCTCCTAGGGTTTGGGTTGCAGATATTGAAAAAAATAGCAGCGAAATTATTGATCTGATTTTTAAAGCAGAGGAAAAAAATATTTCTATTGCAGTTTTTCCAGAGCTATCTTTAACTTCTTACAGTGCAGCTGATCTTTTTTTTCAAGATATATTGATTGAAAATGTTTATCAGCATTTAAACAGTATTTTGAAAAAAACAAAAGATTTAAATATAGTATTTATTTTGGGAGCTCCGGCAATTTATAAAAATAGACTTTATAACTGTGCATTTGTTTGTCAAAAAGGAGAAATTTTAGGAGTAGTTCCTAAAAGTTATCTTCCCACATATAAAGAGTTTTATGAAAAAAGATGGTTTGTAAGTGGAAAAAATATAAAAAGCTCTTTTTTGGATTTTTTTGATAAAGAGATACCTTTTGGAGTTGATCTTCTATTTCATTATAAAGATATTCTATTTGGAGTTGAGATTTGTGAAGATTTATGGAGTGTTATTCCGCCATCTTTGCATTATGCTCAAGCTGGGGCAAATCTGATATTTAATCTATCAGCAAGTAATGAGTATGTTGGAAAATATGAATATAGAAGAGAACTTGTAAAAACTCAAAGCGCAAGAATTGTAGGTGGATATATATATGCATCAAGTGGAGTTGGTGAATCTACTACCGATTTAGTATATGGAGGACATTTAATTATTGGTGAAAATGGAACAATATTAAATGAAAATAGCAGATTTCAAAGAGAAAGCCAAATTATAACTGCAGATATTGATATTCAAAAATTAAATTTTATAAGAATTAGTGAGACTTCATATAAAGATAGTGTTATTGAAAATTTTAGAGTTATAAATTTAAACCAATTAAATAAAATTGATACTTTAAATAGATATATAGATCCTCATCCATTTGTTCCTTCAAATCCTAATGTTATAGATAAAAGATGTCAAGAGATATTTAATATTCAATCAGCTGGGCTTGCAAAAAGAGTAGAGCATATTGGAAATCCAAAACTAATCCTAGGAATATCTGGCGGACTTGATTCAACATTGGCGCTATTGGTTTGTATAAAAACTTGTGAATTATTAAATAAAGATTTTAAAGATATTATAGCAATAACTATGCCTGGATTTGGTACAACAAGCAGAACATATGAAAATGCAAAAAAGCTTTGTGAATATTTTAGCGTAGATTTTAGAGAGATAGATATAAAAGATGCAGTTTTAGAGCATTTTAAAGAGATTGGGCATGATCCAAATATTCATGATATAACTTATGAAAATGCACAAGCAAGAGAGAGAACGCAGATTTTAATGGATATTGCTAATAAAGAGGGTGGTATTGTTGTTGGGACAGGAGATTTAAGTGAAATTGCTCTTGGTTTTTCAACATATAACGCTGATCATATCTCTATGTATAATGTAAATGCATCTGTTCCAAAAACATTGATAAGATATGTTATAAATTGGGTAGCTTCAAATATGGAAAAAAAGGTTGCAGATATTTTAATAGATATTATAAATACACCTGTTTCACCGGAGCTTTTGCCTAAAAAAGATGAAGAGATTACTCAAAAAACAGAAAATATAATAGGACCATATGAGCTTCATGACTTTTTTCTTTATCATATGATCAAATATGGAGCAACTCCAATAAAAATAGAGTTTTTAGCAAATATTGCTTTTGAAGATAGATATGATGAAAAAACTATTAGAAAATGGCTCAAAGTTTTTATAAAAAGATTTTTTGTAAATCAATTTAAAAGAAGCTGTATGCCTGATGGTCCAAAAGTTGGCTCAATCTCTCTTAGTCCAAGAGGCGATTGGAGAATGCCAAGTGATGCTGTTGTTTCTGAATGGATAAAAGATTTGGAAGGGAATGGGGAAGAATGTTAG
- a CDS encoding OmpP1/FadL family transporter codes for MKKIIASSLTLGLLSLAYAAAYKIPEQSIKSLALGGAYVAGADEADCAYFNPANMSFLNEKQRFELALTAIYLPKIKYSGKQIVGMSGNTPIYYKDVYGKSADNETKSESFLIPHLHFISKPFGKVRYGLSLTTPAGLSKRWEEQPQTWSAKQFTLRTLEFNPTISYLVNDNFSIGAGVRALFTDGKIKLNPPVNSTTSLDYDMKGDIRTVFGYNLALSYRFDKSFIVSATYRSKIDLKEKGDTTITTYNNGNKVNEVDTTGKVTVPLPATLILATSLDLNEKARFEIVYERTFWSSYKKLKIEFDDAENYNIEKDKDWDDTNTFRVGLTYKNSDKLTTMYGLSYDQTPIPAKTLGYELPDSDALILSLGALYKYKENISLGIAYLYDYKFKREINLSDQNINGIVGEFSKGGAHLLNLSFNYRF; via the coding sequence ATGAAAAAAATTATTGCATCTTCTTTAACTTTAGGCCTATTATCTTTAGCTTATGCAGCAGCATATAAAATCCCAGAACAATCTATAAAATCTTTGGCACTTGGTGGAGCCTATGTAGCTGGGGCAGATGAAGCAGATTGTGCATATTTTAATCCAGCAAATATGAGTTTCCTAAATGAAAAGCAAAGATTTGAGCTTGCATTGACAGCAATATATCTTCCAAAAATCAAATACAGCGGTAAGCAGATAGTTGGAATGAGTGGGAATACACCTATTTACTATAAAGATGTATATGGGAAAAGTGCAGACAATGAAACAAAAAGTGAATCTTTTTTAATTCCTCATTTACATTTCATATCAAAACCTTTTGGTAAGGTAAGATATGGACTATCTTTGACAACTCCTGCAGGACTTTCAAAAAGATGGGAAGAGCAACCTCAAACATGGAGTGCTAAACAGTTTACTTTAAGAACATTAGAATTTAATCCAACAATTTCTTATCTTGTAAATGACAATTTTTCCATTGGCGCAGGTGTTAGAGCACTTTTTACAGATGGAAAAATTAAATTAAATCCACCTGTAAATAGTACAACAAGTTTAGATTATGATATGAAAGGTGACATTAGAACAGTTTTTGGATATAACTTGGCATTAAGTTATAGATTTGATAAAAGTTTTATAGTTTCAGCAACTTATAGATCAAAAATAGATCTAAAAGAAAAGGGTGATACCACAATTACAACATATAATAATGGAAACAAAGTAAATGAAGTAGATACAACGGGTAAAGTTACAGTACCACTTCCAGCAACACTTATTTTAGCAACCTCTTTAGATTTAAATGAAAAAGCAAGATTTGAAATTGTTTATGAAAGAACATTTTGGAGCAGTTATAAAAAATTAAAAATAGAGTTTGACGATGCAGAAAATTATAATATAGAAAAAGATAAAGATTGGGATGACACAAATACATTTAGAGTTGGATTAACCTATAAAAATAGTGATAAATTAACAACAATGTATGGCTTAAGCTATGACCAAACCCCAATACCAGCTAAAACTTTAGGCTATGAACTTCCAGATAGCGATGCTTTAATTTTATCATTAGGAGCACTTTATAAATATAAAGAAAATATATCATTAGGAATTGCATATCTGTATGATTATAAATTTAAAAGAGAGATAAACTTAAGTGATCAAAATATCAATGGAATTGTAGGAGAATTTAGCAAAGGTGGAGCACATCTTTTGAACCTATCTTTTAATTATAGGTTTTAA
- a CDS encoding fatty acid--CoA ligase, whose protein sequence is MFEYRYNSFYEILNGHAKKRGNSIALFDENRKITYKRLKLKVDTFARFLEFINIKENDKVGLVLVNSTEFIVSFLAIQKLGAIPVPINTFLKEDEIAFILNDCDAKVLISSAKFAKETKNLFSKTKIQKIIWEGDYKDLDENNISFKEILSNLESHEKIDFKPNIDYIATIIYTSGTTGKPKGALLSYRNIFSNILGVEKLLKITPKDRFIVYLPMFHSFTLTVTVLMPLYFASPIVIIRSILPFSNIIKQVLLKRVTIFTGVPDVYKALAKAKLPWYFHLFNKVKFYVSGAAALPEDTLKKFNQKFKKGKLLEGYGLSECSPVVSVNLPNLQKPKSVGPAIPGVEVKIVDEDMVELPYGEIGEIIVKGDNVMQGYLNRPEATAQTIVNGWLKTGDLGYMDEDGFIYIVDRKKDLIISKGINIYPREIEEILLNNPFIKAAAVIGKKDEKSGEIPVAYIELEEGSNIKESEIKKYLKENLANFKIPKEIYIVDELPKNATGKVLKRVLKERLGKANRL, encoded by the coding sequence ATGTTTGAATACAGATATAACAGTTTTTATGAAATATTAAATGGGCATGCGAAAAAAAGAGGAAACAGTATAGCTCTATTTGATGAAAACAGAAAAATAACATACAAAAGGTTAAAACTCAAAGTTGATACTTTTGCAAGATTTTTAGAATTTATAAATATAAAAGAAAATGATAAAGTAGGTTTAGTTCTTGTAAATTCAACTGAATTTATTGTCTCATTCTTAGCTATACAAAAATTAGGAGCTATTCCTGTTCCTATTAATACATTTTTAAAAGAGGATGAAATTGCTTTTATATTAAATGATTGCGATGCAAAAGTTTTAATAAGCTCAGCAAAATTTGCAAAAGAGACAAAAAATCTATTCTCAAAAACAAAAATCCAAAAAATAATATGGGAAGGTGATTATAAAGATTTAGATGAAAATAATATTAGTTTTAAAGAGATATTATCAAATCTTGAATCTCACGAAAAAATAGATTTTAAACCAAATATTGATTATATTGCAACAATTATATATACTTCTGGTACCACTGGAAAACCAAAAGGTGCACTCCTTAGCTATAGAAATATATTCTCAAATATTTTAGGTGTTGAAAAACTTTTAAAAATAACTCCAAAAGATAGATTTATTGTATATCTGCCAATGTTTCACTCTTTTACATTAACTGTAACAGTATTAATGCCTCTATATTTTGCAAGCCCAATAGTTATAATAAGGTCAATATTGCCATTTTCAAATATAATAAAACAGGTACTATTAAAAAGGGTAACAATTTTTACTGGAGTTCCAGATGTTTACAAAGCTCTTGCAAAAGCTAAACTTCCTTGGTATTTTCATCTATTTAATAAAGTAAAATTTTATGTAAGTGGAGCTGCTGCACTTCCAGAGGATACTTTGAAAAAATTTAATCAAAAATTTAAAAAAGGAAAACTTCTTGAAGGATATGGGCTTAGTGAATGTTCACCTGTAGTTTCAGTTAACCTTCCAAACTTGCAAAAACCAAAATCTGTAGGGCCTGCAATTCCAGGAGTTGAAGTAAAAATTGTTGATGAAGATATGGTTGAATTGCCTTATGGTGAAATAGGAGAGATTATTGTAAAAGGTGATAATGTAATGCAAGGTTATCTTAACCGCCCAGAAGCTACAGCTCAAACTATTGTAAATGGTTGGCTAAAAACTGGTGACCTTGGCTATATGGATGAAGATGGATTTATTTACATAGTAGATAGAAAAAAAGATTTGATAATTTCAAAAGGAATTAATATCTATCCAAGAGAAATTGAAGAGATTTTACTTAACAACCCTTTTATCAAAGCTGCTGCAGTAATAGGGAAAAAAGATGAAAAAAGTGGAGAGATACCTGTTGCATATATTGAACTTGAAGAGGGAAGCAATATAAAAGAGAGTGAAATAAAAAAATATTTAAAAGAAAATTTGGCAAATTTTAAAATTCCAAAAGAGATATATATTGTGGATGAACTTCCAAAAAATGCAACGGGAAAAGTATTAAAAAGAGTCTTAAAAGAGAGGCTTGGCAAAGCCAACAGGCTTTAG